A single Nostoc sp. PCC 7107 DNA region contains:
- a CDS encoding GAF domain-containing sensor histidine kinase — protein MVEPENKLFALKDGWASQETREQQRLTVLSELGLRQPETIPVFEEATQTAAHFLEAPISILGFVDQERHWFKSSVGLSRLGLMNHLAQNRQLLRRESFCTQVVESCRELVINDTQKYSNNSIITSKLVQEYGIRAYLGVPLIDSSGHCLGALAVMDLVPREFKNRDIEFLQIIARWSMSEFERNRLLQSRSEKNNHKSASTLFINEEANNSLKLTSTTLEKESRSTRQLKLELLGQLTQELRTPLTSVLGMASVLGREIYGPLTTKQREYLEIIQHSGRYLLSLVNEITELGTVDENSLVLNIAPVDIEMLCQQAINSLEEPANRREQDIRLSIEPGRGRIWPLDKDKVRQILYHMVFSVIQLSATGSIVRIHVSYKENILNITVWVSHPWLGDGITEVDPYFRLHPLSLLELANEAASYSSYSTNQDELGGLSITLEQSPNLSDSYSDLLSVNHNLELVKSNNSLSRESLGLLLSCQLAELHGGQISIQGSTESGHRYVLSLPLQTATTNTEAVNEI, from the coding sequence ATGGTAGAGCCTGAAAACAAATTATTTGCTCTTAAGGATGGTTGGGCTTCTCAGGAAACGAGAGAACAACAACGCCTCACAGTATTATCTGAACTAGGTTTGCGGCAACCTGAAACAATCCCAGTCTTTGAGGAAGCTACTCAAACGGCTGCCCATTTTTTGGAAGCGCCAATTTCTATATTGGGATTTGTAGATCAGGAGCGCCATTGGTTCAAGTCATCTGTAGGTTTATCCAGACTAGGATTGATGAATCATTTAGCGCAAAACCGTCAGTTGTTGCGTCGAGAATCTTTCTGCACCCAAGTTGTAGAATCCTGTAGAGAGCTAGTAATTAATGATACCCAAAAATACAGTAATAATAGTATTATTACTAGTAAATTAGTTCAAGAATATGGCATTCGCGCTTATTTGGGAGTGCCATTAATTGATTCTTCAGGGCATTGTTTAGGTGCCTTGGCAGTTATGGATTTGGTACCGCGCGAATTTAAAAATCGAGATATTGAATTTTTACAAATCATAGCTCGTTGGAGCATGAGTGAATTTGAGCGGAATCGACTCCTGCAAAGTAGATCAGAAAAGAACAATCATAAAAGCGCGTCTACTTTGTTTATTAATGAAGAAGCTAACAATAGCTTAAAACTAACATCAACGACCTTAGAAAAAGAATCACGTTCTACTAGACAATTAAAACTAGAACTTTTAGGGCAACTTACTCAAGAATTACGCACTCCTTTGACATCTGTACTAGGTATGGCTAGTGTCTTAGGTAGAGAAATTTATGGGCCTTTGACAACTAAGCAAAGAGAATATCTGGAAATTATCCAACACAGCGGACGTTACTTACTGTCTTTAGTTAATGAAATTACTGAATTAGGTACAGTAGATGAAAATTCACTAGTACTAAACATAGCTCCGGTAGACATTGAAATGTTGTGTCAACAAGCTATTAATAGTCTAGAAGAACCAGCTAACCGTCGGGAGCAAGATATTCGCCTGTCAATAGAACCTGGGCGTGGTCGCATTTGGCCTTTAGACAAAGACAAGGTGCGACAAATACTTTACCACATGGTTTTCAGTGTTATTCAATTATCTGCGACAGGTAGTATTGTAAGAATTCACGTCTCTTACAAAGAAAATATACTCAATATTACTGTTTGGGTTTCACATCCTTGGTTAGGAGACGGGATTACTGAGGTTGATCCCTATTTTCGTCTTCATCCTCTATCTCTACTGGAACTTGCCAACGAAGCAGCTTCATACAGTAGTTATTCCACAAACCAAGATGAGTTAGGAGGTTTATCAATCACACTAGAACAATCACCAAACTTAAGTGATTCCTACTCAGATTTGTTAAGTGTAAACCACAATCTGGAGTTAGTTAAGAGTAATAATAGTTTATCCCGTGAAAGCTTAGGTTTGTTACTAAGTTGTCAGTTAGCAGAATTACATGGTGGGCAAATTTCGATCCAAGGTTCAACAGAATCAGGACACCGTTATGTACTTTCTTTGCCACTACAAACTGCTACTACTAATACTGAAGCCGTTAACGAGATTTAG
- a CDS encoding IctB family putative bicarbonate transporter, with translation MNLAWQRFTLSDLPLKEYLATSYLRRFLVGLFNSWRQSSILIQWGDIIAAALISLIYALAPFVSSTLIGVLLIACVGFWLLLTLSDEPVPANVPLVTPIHLLVLLYWGIAVVATALSPVKKAALNDLVTLTLYLLLFALCARVLRLPRLRTWIITLYLHISLIVSVYGLRQWFFGAAQLATWVDPESPLSKTTRVYSYLGNPNLLAGYLMPAVVLSLVAIFAWQGWIKKALALTMLVVNSACLILTFSRGGWIGLVVAILAAIALLVYWRSLELPPFWRTWSLPIILGGTLVLLLLAVIFVEPVRLRVFSIFADRQDSSNNYRRNVWDAVFEMIRDRPIIGIGPGHNAFNKIYPLYQRPRYSALSAYSILLEVAVETGFIGLACFLWLILVTFNTALLQLRRLRESRNIQGFWLIGACATLLGMLAHGTVDTIWFRPEVNTLWWLMVAIIASYWMPLNQNNSQLINSSNPDSATN, from the coding sequence ATGAATTTAGCCTGGCAACGATTTACTTTATCTGATTTACCACTCAAAGAATACCTCGCTACTAGCTACTTACGCCGTTTTTTGGTTGGTTTGTTCAATTCATGGCGGCAAAGCAGCATTTTGATTCAATGGGGAGACATAATTGCAGCTGCTTTAATCAGCTTAATTTATGCTCTGGCTCCTTTTGTTTCGAGTACATTGATCGGGGTACTGCTGATAGCATGTGTAGGATTTTGGCTGTTATTGACTTTATCGGATGAACCCGTACCAGCCAATGTGCCATTAGTTACTCCTATTCACTTGTTGGTATTGCTTTATTGGGGAATTGCTGTAGTTGCTACAGCACTATCACCAGTGAAAAAGGCCGCTTTGAACGATTTGGTGACATTAACACTATATTTGTTGCTGTTTGCCCTGTGTGCCAGGGTACTCAGGTTGCCACGTCTCCGAACTTGGATTATTACCTTATATCTACATATATCGCTAATTGTTAGTGTATATGGATTACGGCAATGGTTTTTTGGCGCGGCCCAATTGGCTACATGGGTAGATCCAGAATCACCTTTGTCTAAAACAACCAGAGTTTATAGTTATTTGGGTAATCCTAATTTGTTAGCTGGGTATTTAATGCCAGCCGTTGTTTTGAGTTTAGTAGCTATTTTTGCTTGGCAAGGTTGGATCAAAAAAGCTTTAGCATTGACAATGCTAGTTGTAAATAGTGCCTGCTTAATTTTGACTTTTAGCCGTGGTGGGTGGATAGGGCTAGTAGTAGCAATTTTAGCTGCGATCGCATTATTAGTTTATTGGCGGAGTCTAGAACTACCTCCTTTTTGGCGTACTTGGTCACTGCCGATAATTTTGGGAGGTACACTGGTATTATTGCTCCTAGCCGTTATCTTTGTGGAGCCAGTCCGTCTGCGAGTTTTTAGTATTTTTGCCGATCGCCAAGATAGCAGTAATAATTATCGCCGCAATGTTTGGGATGCTGTCTTTGAAATGATCCGCGATCGCCCCATTATCGGCATTGGCCCTGGTCATAATGCTTTTAATAAAATCTACCCACTTTATCAACGTCCTCGTTATAGCGCTTTAAGCGCTTACTCAATTCTGCTAGAGGTAGCTGTTGAAACTGGCTTTATTGGTTTAGCTTGTTTTTTATGGCTAATTTTAGTCACCTTTAATACAGCACTGTTACAACTGCGAAGATTGCGAGAATCGAGAAATATCCAAGGATTTTGGTTAATTGGTGCTTGTGCTACTTTGCTGGGGATGTTAGCTCACGGCACAGTAGATACAATTTGGTTCCGGCCGGAAGTTAATACCCTATGGTGGTTAATGGTGGCTATAATTGCCAGCTACTGGATGCCGCTAAATCAAAACAATAGCCAACTGATTAATTCATCTAATCCAGATTCTGCTACTAATTAA
- a CDS encoding WGxxGxxG family protein — protein sequence MKSNLTKALGAGVLTLGMAIMPLTTLPVQAQDNTTTTGDAPRTTTYDRNDFDWGWLGLLGLLGLAGLAGRKHNDETTRYRDPNAPGATSYRD from the coding sequence ATGAAAAGCAACCTTACTAAAGCTCTTGGCGCTGGAGTACTAACATTAGGGATGGCAATTATGCCTTTAACAACATTGCCTGTACAAGCGCAGGACAATACTACTACCACTGGTGATGCACCACGGACAACTACTTACGATCGCAATGATTTTGATTGGGGTTGGCTAGGATTACTCGGTCTGCTTGGTTTAGCTGGTTTAGCTGGTAGAAAGCATAACGATGAAACTACTCGTTACCGTGATCCTAATGCTCCTGGTGCTACTAGCTATAGAGACTAA
- a CDS encoding response regulator transcription factor, translating into MPLTILVVDDDLGTRLSISDYLELSGYSVITANDGQEALAMVEEYRPDLIVTDIVMPRMNGYELVRRVRQQAGFRLLPVILLTARIKTQERILGYQSGCDLYLPKPFELEELAAAIRNLLERSQIIQSEYRVSHKENVTTSTPVTTLETHNSVFTHLGKPEFFSSLTSREQEVLELLTHGLSNVEMGQQLHLSSRTVEKYVSSLLRKTATSNRAELVRFAIKHGLVE; encoded by the coding sequence ATGCCCTTGACGATCCTTGTGGTGGATGACGACCTGGGCACTCGTCTGTCTATTAGTGATTATCTTGAACTGTCTGGCTACTCGGTGATCACGGCTAATGACGGTCAAGAGGCTTTGGCAATGGTAGAAGAATACCGTCCTGATTTAATTGTGACCGATATTGTCATGCCAAGGATGAATGGCTATGAATTGGTGCGTCGGGTGCGCCAACAAGCAGGATTCCGCTTATTGCCTGTAATTTTATTAACGGCACGTATCAAAACCCAAGAGAGAATTCTAGGTTATCAGTCGGGGTGTGATTTATATTTACCAAAACCGTTTGAGTTGGAGGAGTTAGCAGCGGCGATTCGCAATTTGTTGGAGCGATCGCAAATTATTCAATCAGAGTACCGGGTTTCTCATAAAGAAAATGTCACTACTTCAACCCCAGTAACAACACTAGAAACTCATAACTCTGTATTTACCCATTTGGGAAAACCTGAGTTTTTCTCATCTCTGACTTCTAGAGAACAAGAAGTTCTCGAACTACTGACTCATGGCTTGTCAAATGTCGAAATGGGTCAACAATTACACCTGAGTTCGAGAACAGTAGAAAAATATGTTAGTAGTTTATTAAGAAAAACCGCTACCAGTAACCGGGCTGAACTGGTGCGGTTTGCCATCAAACATGGTTTAGTAGAATAG
- the murB gene encoding UDP-N-acetylmuramate dehydrogenase, which produces MKISQAAGNICTVSATPTQKPETDKSSDSKIIYLPGTDCIIKPQASLSAFTSYRVGGAAEWYVAPRNLEALQASLNYAKEHNLRVTTLGAGSNLLVSDRGLPGLVIATRHLRHSNFDPETGLVTLAAGESIPSLAWEAAQLGWQGLEWAVGIPGTVGGAVVMNAGAHHSCIADILVSAEVFSPDGKLETLTPEQLGYTYRTSLLQGSDRIVTQATFQLQPGADPAKILALTKQHKQHRLSTQPYNFPSCGSVFRNPKPYTAGWLIEQTGLKGYQIGGAQVAQLHANFIVNRGGAKASDIFCLIRHIQEQVQERWSILLEPEVKMMGEFQAACG; this is translated from the coding sequence ATGAAAATCTCCCAGGCAGCTGGAAACATCTGCACAGTTTCTGCTACACCTACACAGAAACCAGAAACAGATAAATCATCAGATAGCAAAATAATTTATTTACCAGGCACAGATTGTATTATTAAGCCACAAGCTTCGTTGTCGGCATTCACATCTTATAGAGTCGGCGGAGCAGCAGAATGGTATGTTGCTCCCCGCAACTTAGAAGCATTGCAAGCCAGCTTGAATTACGCAAAAGAACATAATTTAAGAGTAACAACTTTAGGTGCAGGTTCTAACCTGCTAGTAAGCGATCGCGGTTTACCTGGTTTAGTGATTGCCACACGCCATCTTCGTCACAGCAATTTTGACCCAGAAACAGGTTTAGTAACACTAGCTGCGGGAGAATCAATTCCTAGCCTAGCATGGGAAGCAGCACAACTGGGCTGGCAAGGTTTAGAGTGGGCTGTTGGTATTCCCGGAACCGTGGGTGGTGCCGTAGTTATGAATGCTGGCGCACATCATAGCTGCATCGCAGATATTTTGGTGAGTGCTGAAGTCTTTTCACCTGATGGTAAACTAGAAACTCTTACACCAGAGCAATTAGGTTATACCTACAGAACTTCATTACTCCAGGGAAGCGATCGCATTGTTACACAAGCAACTTTCCAATTGCAACCAGGTGCTGATCCAGCCAAAATTTTAGCATTAACTAAACAACACAAACAGCATCGGCTTTCTACTCAACCTTATAATTTTCCCAGTTGTGGTAGCGTATTCCGCAATCCCAAACCTTACACTGCTGGCTGGTTAATTGAACAAACAGGTCTCAAAGGCTATCAAATAGGCGGCGCACAAGTGGCACAACTCCACGCCAATTTCATTGTGAATCGAGGTGGAGCGAAAGCTAGTGATATTTTCTGCTTAATTCGTCACATTCAAGAACAAGTGCAAGAACGCTGGTCAATTTTGTTAGAGCCAGAAGTCAAAATGATGGGTGAGTTTCAGGCAGCTTGTGGATAG
- a CDS encoding DegT/DnrJ/EryC1/StrS aminotransferase family protein — protein sequence MNKMVARVPFVDLNLQHQPIQNQLEQAINSVLHRGDFVLGKAVADFETAFAAASGANYGVGVASGTDAIALGLQACNIGVGDEVILPANTFVATLIGVLRVGAKPILVDCDPQTALIDLKAAAKVVTSHTKAIIPVHLYGQMVSPKQLLDFAATHKLLIFEDAAQAHLAECEGYRAGSVGIAAAFSFYPSKNLGAFGDGGMLITKDPEIAQKMVRLRNYGAAQKYVHVESGTNSRLDTLQAAVLLAKLPHLQKWNGDRHSIAQQYDTQLAPLASAGIIPMQNHSSAGHVYHLYVIKIDDACAVERQQIQDKLTAAGIQTGIHYPIPCHLQPAFTYLGYQPGDFPQSEKLAKQILSLPMYPGLSSNQIKEVVTEITSIMSGEQQQLLSV from the coding sequence ATGAATAAAATGGTTGCTCGAGTCCCTTTTGTAGACCTGAATTTACAACATCAACCAATTCAAAATCAATTAGAACAAGCAATCAATAGTGTATTACATCGAGGAGATTTTGTCTTAGGTAAAGCAGTTGCAGATTTTGAGACAGCGTTTGCCGCAGCATCAGGTGCAAACTATGGTGTGGGTGTAGCATCAGGAACAGATGCGATCGCGCTTGGTTTACAAGCTTGTAATATTGGTGTGGGTGATGAAGTAATTCTGCCAGCTAACACTTTTGTTGCCACATTAATAGGCGTATTACGTGTAGGGGCTAAACCAATTCTGGTTGATTGTGATCCTCAGACAGCCTTAATTGATTTAAAAGCAGCAGCTAAAGTAGTTACATCTCATACCAAAGCAATTATTCCCGTACATCTTTATGGGCAGATGGTATCACCAAAACAATTATTAGATTTTGCTGCTACCCACAAATTATTAATTTTTGAAGATGCAGCCCAAGCGCATTTAGCAGAATGCGAAGGTTATCGGGCTGGTTCTGTGGGTATAGCCGCAGCTTTTAGTTTCTATCCCAGCAAGAATTTAGGTGCTTTTGGCGATGGTGGAATGCTAATTACCAAAGATCCAGAGATTGCCCAAAAAATGGTGCGCTTACGCAACTACGGTGCAGCCCAAAAGTACGTCCATGTAGAATCAGGGACAAATAGTCGCTTAGATACCTTGCAAGCAGCAGTGTTACTGGCAAAGTTACCTCATTTACAAAAGTGGAATGGCGATCGCCATTCTATCGCCCAACAGTACGATACTCAACTAGCCCCCTTAGCATCTGCTGGCATTATCCCCATGCAAAATCACAGCAGTGCAGGACACGTATATCACCTCTACGTGATTAAAATTGATGATGCTTGTGCGGTTGAACGCCAGCAAATTCAGGACAAACTCACAGCAGCCGGAATTCAAACTGGAATTCACTACCCCATTCCTTGTCATCTGCAACCAGCATTCACCTATTTGGGTTATCAACCAGGAGATTTCCCCCAATCGGAAAAACTAGCAAAGCAGATATTATCTTTACCCATGTATCCTGGTTTAAGTAGTAATCAAATTAAAGAAGTCGTGACAGAGATTACATCAATAATGAGTGGTGAACAACAACAGTTGTTATCTGTTTAA
- a CDS encoding polysaccharide biosynthesis/export family protein, which translates to MFIASHPYVRAFSTLCFVSFQAGVWLTNSVQPVVAQSLPSSETSPGQKFPSLPPANPATEESPLQPPSPPPNADSIPGESGGVSSQLNRYLLGPGDVISVTFQRPPGAYRLGPGDSINVVVQRFPDLSFAASVNPEGNIAVPLLGTVPLQSLTLLEAQEKIRLLFNRYVVNPVVVLSLTGLRQDLSFQAQISPEGNIVVPQVGILSIQGLSLAEAQEKIRLSLSRVMVDPAIAVSLFSPRPVQITISGEVFRPGIYPVASATPRVADALLIAGGSTMSADLRQVQVRRTLMDGSVISQNIDLYAALQNGGSVPNLRLQDGDAVIIPRREVGNDDGYDRNLIARSSLAVPQIRVRLLNYAAGGLVTQTLPNGSTFIDALGGINLDTANLRDIALIRFDPERGRAITQKLDAKKALSGDISQNVPLQDNDVIVVGRNLITRITNIFSTITRPFFDVQSFIRFFQFFGGGSN; encoded by the coding sequence ATGTTTATAGCTTCCCATCCTTATGTACGTGCATTTAGCACTTTATGTTTTGTCAGTTTTCAGGCAGGTGTTTGGCTGACAAACTCTGTACAACCTGTTGTCGCTCAATCTTTACCATCTTCTGAAACTTCACCAGGACAAAAATTTCCGTCGCTACCACCTGCAAATCCGGCGACTGAAGAATCACCGCTACAACCTCCTTCCCCACCACCCAATGCTGATAGTATTCCTGGTGAAAGCGGCGGAGTTTCTTCCCAACTCAACCGTTACCTGTTAGGGCCAGGAGATGTAATCAGTGTGACGTTTCAACGTCCTCCGGGTGCTTATCGCTTGGGGCCGGGAGATTCTATTAATGTTGTGGTTCAACGCTTCCCAGACTTAAGTTTTGCCGCTTCTGTTAATCCAGAAGGTAATATTGCAGTGCCACTACTAGGTACAGTGCCACTACAAAGTTTAACTTTGCTAGAAGCTCAAGAAAAAATTCGGTTGTTATTTAATCGTTATGTAGTTAATCCTGTAGTAGTTCTGTCATTGACGGGTTTACGCCAGGATTTGAGTTTTCAGGCGCAAATTAGTCCTGAAGGTAATATTGTTGTGCCACAGGTGGGAATATTATCTATACAAGGCTTGAGTTTGGCAGAAGCTCAAGAAAAAATTCGCTTGAGTTTAAGTCGCGTCATGGTTGATCCAGCGATCGCAGTATCTTTATTTTCACCACGACCTGTACAAATTACGATTAGCGGTGAGGTTTTTCGTCCAGGGATTTATCCTGTCGCTTCTGCCACACCTAGAGTCGCTGATGCTTTACTGATAGCTGGCGGTTCGACTATGAGCGCCGACCTCCGACAAGTACAAGTGCGTCGGACATTAATGGATGGTTCTGTAATTTCCCAAAATATTGACCTATACGCAGCGTTACAAAATGGCGGTTCTGTGCCGAATTTACGTTTGCAAGATGGAGATGCAGTGATCATCCCCCGTCGAGAAGTCGGCAACGATGATGGTTATGACCGCAATTTAATTGCGCGTTCATCCTTAGCGGTACCGCAGATTCGCGTCCGCTTGTTAAACTATGCGGCTGGTGGACTCGTAACACAAACCTTGCCGAATGGCAGTACTTTTATTGATGCTTTGGGAGGGATTAATTTAGATACAGCTAACCTGCGAGATATTGCGTTAATTCGATTTGACCCAGAACGAGGTCGGGCAATTACACAAAAACTGGATGCCAAAAAAGCACTTTCTGGTGATATCTCTCAAAATGTCCCCTTACAAGATAATGATGTTATTGTTGTTGGTCGCAACCTAATTACTAGAATCACTAATATCTTTAGTACAATTACTCGGCCGTTCTTTGATGTTCAAAGTTTTATTCGCTTCTTCCAATTTTTTGGCGGTGGCTCCAATTAG
- a CDS encoding cyanoexosortase B system-associated protein: MISFSKVLKEKQVTYIVALALLLLLLAMGGVPSYFSGRWEWKQPPPVTTLKELRKIRKTGLTIPGWQTVQQSEQQIGEHKWSLQILKQASSQTQIILLLLPQNGPKDQPEVEWTEINGWGRLRWGKWDMAQERSLKFPVKQSQTSTSHPEARVKARFFRISTQQDTFAALQWYAFRNGGDPSPLSWFFTDQLAQWQKHRTPWVAVSILIPIEPFGEVENTRSLAQSLGETVQTTLMANAL, from the coding sequence ATGATTTCCTTTTCTAAGGTTCTCAAAGAAAAACAGGTGACATATATAGTAGCTCTGGCATTGTTGCTGCTGCTATTGGCAATGGGTGGAGTTCCCAGCTACTTCAGTGGACGCTGGGAATGGAAACAGCCACCACCTGTTACCACCCTCAAAGAATTAAGAAAAATACGTAAAACCGGATTAACCATTCCTGGTTGGCAAACGGTTCAACAAAGCGAACAACAAATTGGTGAGCATAAATGGTCGCTGCAAATTCTCAAACAAGCCAGTTCCCAAACTCAGATAATCTTGCTATTACTCCCACAGAATGGGCCAAAGGATCAACCGGAAGTGGAATGGACAGAGATTAACGGCTGGGGTAGGTTGCGTTGGGGAAAATGGGATATGGCTCAAGAACGTTCTCTGAAATTTCCAGTGAAACAGTCCCAAACTTCAACTTCCCATCCAGAAGCGCGAGTCAAAGCTAGATTTTTTCGGATTTCGACACAACAAGATACTTTTGCTGCCTTGCAATGGTATGCTTTCCGCAATGGTGGAGACCCATCACCTTTAAGCTGGTTTTTTACAGATCAGTTGGCTCAGTGGCAAAAACATCGGACGCCTTGGGTAGCTGTAAGTATTTTGATACCAATAGAGCCTTTTGGAGAAGTAGAAAATACTAGGTCTTTAGCTCAGTCTCTGGGTGAAACGGTGCAAACTACATTGATGGCAAACGCTTTATAG
- the smpB gene encoding SsrA-binding protein SmpB has product MSEKSDSYKVISDNRQARYLYEILETYEAGVQLTGTEVKSIRAGKVNLQDGYGLIRDGELWLLNVHISPYNASGQYFNHEPRRTRKLLLHRQEIRKLIGKVEQQGLTLVPLKMYLKRGWVKISLALGKGKKIHDKRDDIKRRQDQRDIQRAMKNY; this is encoded by the coding sequence ATGAGTGAAAAAAGCGACAGTTACAAAGTTATTAGCGACAATCGTCAAGCCCGTTATTTGTATGAAATCTTGGAAACCTATGAAGCTGGCGTTCAGTTGACTGGAACAGAGGTTAAGTCTATTCGTGCCGGCAAGGTAAATCTACAAGATGGTTATGGTTTGATTCGTGATGGGGAACTATGGCTACTCAATGTACATATTTCTCCATACAATGCCAGTGGACAATATTTCAATCATGAACCAAGGCGGACGCGTAAGCTATTGCTGCATCGTCAAGAAATTCGTAAGTTAATTGGCAAAGTCGAACAACAGGGCTTGACACTAGTACCTTTAAAAATGTATCTCAAGCGAGGTTGGGTAAAAATTAGCCTTGCACTAGGTAAAGGTAAAAAAATTCATGACAAGCGAGATGATATCAAACGCCGTCAAGATCAACGCGATATTCAAAGAGCAATGAAAAATTATTAA
- a CDS encoding low molecular weight protein-tyrosine-phosphatase: MSYKLLFVCLGNICRSPSAENIMNHLIDQVGLSSSIFCDSAGTSSYHIGSQPDRRMSAAAAAKLGIQLRGRARQFAKSDFQEFDLILAMDRDNYEDILTLDPTGKYHDKVRLMCDFCTRHSLKEVPDPYYGGVEGFNQVIDLLVDACEGLLQEINNQQLKA, from the coding sequence ATGTCCTACAAACTATTGTTTGTCTGTCTGGGGAACATTTGTCGTTCACCATCGGCGGAAAACATCATGAATCATCTGATTGATCAGGTTGGATTAAGTAGCAGCATCTTCTGTGATTCTGCTGGGACATCTAGCTATCACATTGGTAGTCAGCCTGACCGTCGGATGAGTGCGGCTGCGGCTGCTAAATTGGGAATTCAACTGCGTGGTCGAGCCAGACAGTTTGCCAAGTCTGATTTTCAAGAGTTTGATCTGATTTTGGCAATGGATCGAGATAATTATGAGGATATTCTCACCCTTGACCCAACTGGCAAATATCACGACAAAGTACGCTTAATGTGTGATTTTTGTACTCGACATAGCCTGAAGGAAGTTCCTGATCCCTACTACGGCGGCGTAGAGGGATTCAATCAAGTTATTGATTTACTAGTTGATGCTTGTGAAGGGCTACTTCAAGAGATTAATAATCAGCAATTAAAAGCTTAA
- the crtB gene encoding cyanoexosortase B has protein sequence MALPQQIQIRSIQQSLSIAILGVLGLLYAPLLLHWLDGWLNKSISIEHEYFSHGIIGLPFAAYLSWLSRKQWQRLPDSTHPVGAFLLLIGGVFYLSGITDWVNLSLPIILAGLCLWFKGVAGLRLQGFPMVLVFLATPTFVPYLLVPYTLPLQSFIAGTAGFILNQIGMQVTVDEINIYVSGRIVEVAPYCAGLKMLFTTLYVSLMLLYWTGALVSRRISAWFICMAVVISVTANIIRNTLLSYFHGTGNEAAFKWLHDSWGGDLYSACMLLLLVPLLNWMQSNFLAEPATVEAVDEQN, from the coding sequence ATGGCACTTCCACAACAAATTCAAATTAGAAGCATACAACAATCACTGAGCATAGCAATTTTAGGCGTTTTGGGATTATTGTATGCCCCTCTGTTGCTTCACTGGCTTGATGGTTGGTTAAATAAAAGTATCAGTATAGAACACGAATATTTTAGCCACGGGATTATCGGTCTACCGTTTGCAGCTTACCTGAGTTGGTTGAGTCGCAAACAGTGGCAACGTTTACCAGATAGCACTCATCCCGTGGGTGCTTTTTTGCTTTTAATCGGCGGCGTGTTCTATCTTAGCGGTATAACTGATTGGGTTAATCTTTCGTTGCCAATCATCTTAGCCGGATTATGCCTGTGGTTTAAAGGTGTGGCAGGTTTGCGCTTACAAGGCTTTCCAATGGTATTGGTATTTTTAGCAACCCCCACTTTTGTTCCATATCTATTAGTTCCCTACACCTTACCCTTGCAAAGTTTTATTGCTGGCACCGCAGGATTTATTCTCAATCAAATTGGGATGCAAGTCACTGTTGACGAAATCAATATTTACGTCAGCGGACGCATTGTGGAAGTAGCACCCTATTGCGCGGGGCTAAAAATGTTATTTACTACTCTCTACGTTAGTTTGATGCTGCTGTACTGGACTGGTGCTTTAGTTTCCCGACGCATTAGTGCTTGGTTTATATGTATGGCTGTTGTCATTAGCGTTACTGCCAATATTATTCGTAACACTTTGCTGAGTTACTTTCACGGCACAGGCAACGAAGCTGCATTTAAATGGTTACACGATAGTTGGGGCGGTGATTTGTATTCTGCTTGTATGCTTTTACTATTGGTACCATTACTCAATTGGATGCAAAGCAATTTTTTAGCAGAGCCAGCAACTGTAGAAGCAGTAGACGAGCAAAACTAA
- a CDS encoding YbaB/EbfC family nucleoid-associated protein, giving the protein MTGKGQGFGFGLGKMKELAEAFKKAQQVQEGAKRLQEELEQMEIQGEAGGGLVKVIVSGNQEPKRVEISPDALAQGSELLSDLITVAMKDAYNKSTATMRERMEELTSGLELPGF; this is encoded by the coding sequence ATGACAGGTAAAGGACAAGGATTCGGCTTTGGCTTAGGAAAAATGAAAGAACTAGCCGAAGCCTTTAAAAAAGCGCAGCAAGTTCAAGAAGGCGCAAAGCGACTCCAAGAAGAATTGGAGCAAATGGAAATTCAAGGAGAAGCTGGCGGTGGTCTAGTCAAGGTGATTGTCAGCGGAAACCAAGAACCGAAACGGGTAGAAATTTCTCCCGATGCCTTAGCACAAGGATCAGAACTACTTTCTGATCTCATAACAGTGGCAATGAAAGATGCTTATAACAAGTCCACAGCAACAATGCGGGAACGCATGGAAGAATTAACCAGTGGACTCGAACTGCCTGGATTTTAA